A part of Aegilops tauschii subsp. strangulata cultivar AL8/78 chromosome 2, Aet v6.0, whole genome shotgun sequence genomic DNA contains:
- the LOC109740339 gene encoding uncharacterized protein, with translation MATLWRQPSLEFDVKVVRVAGVEARLEGGLFVRYYVPSGDRRRRIRVDTREVPCGAGGDDVLWGERVRFQLAGNGGAVAAPGKVAFELRWRPRPSSSGLAAFLGTGRPSSRVLAGAELALSARAKSASEESWLRLSPAGRELGGGCKAPKLLVEVKVVHAVAAADRVAVQARKFGGVNECCRGGERCGSCGWVGTEEDMFLAATFTQ, from the coding sequence ATGGCGACCCTGTGGAGGCAGCCGAGTCTCGAGTTCGACGTCAAGGTCGTCCGGGTTGCTGGCGTCGAGGCACGGCTCGAGGGCGGCCTCTTTGTGAGGTACTACGTCCCGTCCGGTGACAGGAGGCGGCGGATCCGCGTGGACACGCGCGAGGTCCCGTGCGGCGCCGGCGGCGATGACGTGCTCTGGGGCGAGCGCGTGCGCTTCCAGCTGGCGGGCAACGGCGGGGCCGTCGCCGCACCGGGCAAGGTCGCGTTCGAGCTCCGGTGGAGGCCGCGCCCTTCGTCGTCCGGCCTCGCGGCGTTCTTGGGAACAGGGAGGCCGTCGTCGCGCGTGCTGGCGGGGGCCGAGCTCGCCTTGTCGGCGCGCGCGAAGTCGGCGTCGGAGGAGAGCTGGCTGAGACTCTCGCCAGCGGGCCGGGAGCTGGGCGGTGGGTGCAAGGCGCCCAAGTTGCTCGTCGAGGTCAAGGTCGTCCACGCTGTAGCGGCAGCCGATCGCGTGGCCGTGCAAGCGAGGAAGTTCGGCGGCGTCAACGAGTGCTGCCGTGGCGGCGAGCGCTGCGGTAGCTGCGGGTGGGTCGGGACCGAGGAGGACATGTTCTTGGCGGCGACGTTTACTCAATAG